From Thermodesulforhabdus norvegica, the proteins below share one genomic window:
- a CDS encoding ferredoxin, which yields MKKPTVDLSKCKLCMACVAVAPEVFKEVDESYIDVIERSEYPAEKVEEAINCCPSGCISWEDY from the coding sequence ATGAAAAAGCCGACCGTGGATCTCTCGAAGTGCAAACTGTGTATGGCCTGCGTGGCAGTAGCACCTGAGGTGTTCAAAGAGGTTGACGAAAGTTACATCGACGTTATCGAAAGATCCGAATATCCGGCCGAAAAGGTTGAAGAGGCCATAAATTGTTGTCCTTCCGGGTGCATATCCTGGGAAGATTATTGA